The Streptomyces sp. NBC_01591 genome window below encodes:
- a CDS encoding DUF998 domain-containing protein — protein sequence MTATIAVPVVRRSDRLLIAGALAGPAFFASAVIPMATREGFDITRHPISQLATGGAGWIQIVTFVLAGLGALALAVGIKCTLTEGVGRRALPILVGIFGAGLIASGLFPMDPESGFPVGTPDQPVARMSWHSVAHSASAVAAYSALAIAAIVLTVRCMRHRAVLPAVLNGATVFVLVLPMSPDYMSIQIAVNGLVAFTWTTVLALSLRRTR from the coding sequence ATGACAGCCACCATCGCCGTCCCCGTCGTCCGCCGCTCGGACCGCCTGCTGATCGCCGGAGCGCTCGCGGGGCCGGCTTTCTTCGCATCGGCCGTCATCCCGATGGCCACTCGCGAGGGATTCGACATCACCCGGCACCCGATCAGCCAGCTCGCCACCGGCGGTGCCGGCTGGATCCAGATCGTGACGTTCGTGCTCGCGGGCCTCGGCGCTCTCGCTCTGGCCGTCGGCATCAAGTGCACCCTCACCGAGGGAGTCGGGCGGCGAGCGCTGCCGATCCTCGTCGGGATCTTCGGCGCCGGGCTGATCGCCTCCGGCCTTTTCCCCATGGATCCGGAGAGCGGTTTCCCGGTCGGAACCCCGGACCAGCCGGTCGCCCGGATGTCCTGGCACAGCGTCGCGCACTCGGCCTCGGCGGTCGCCGCCTACAGTGCCCTGGCCATCGCCGCCATCGTGCTCACTGTGCGATGCATGCGCCACCGGGCCGTCCTCCCGGCCGTGCTGAACGGCGCCACCGTATTTGTACTGGTATTGCCCATGTCGCCGGACTACATGAGTATCCAGATCGCCGTGAACGGGCTGGTCGCCTT